In the genome of Fundidesulfovibrio magnetotacticus, the window GTTGTAGGTGTGGGCATAGGAGCCCAAAGGTTCCAGGGCGGAGTCGAAGGCCAGGGTCTGGTGGCCCGGGGAGATCACCTGGTTCATGAACATGCTTCCGAAGCCCAGGTGGTCCGCTGGGTGGATGGTGTCCTCGTTGCAGAAGTAGCTTTTGTCCTTCTCCAGGTAGGCCCTGGCGGCCTTCTCCAGGTCCGGGACGCTGATGCGCAGCAGGCCGCCCGGGCGCATGATCCGGTTGATCTCGGCCATGGACTGCTCGATCTTGAAGTGGGGGACGTGCTCCAGGGTGTGGGAGGTGTAGACCACGTCGTAGACGCCCGAGGGCAGGCGCGTGTTCCAGACCTTGCCGTGATGCTGCCACGGTTCGCGGTAAACCCCGGCCTGGCCGTCGAGCACGTCCCAGCCGGGGCGGCCCCAGGAGAGGCCTCCTCCGATGTTGATCTTCCGTTGAGCTTGTGCTGCCATGGCTGTTCTCCTGCGCATCGGCGCGAGCATCTGGCGCAGAGGTAGGGGCAAGGGCCTCCGGTGTCAACCGGCCGCCGTTGCCAGCGCCCTGGAAACCGGATAGGTTTCCGCGTCGATCGAATCCCTGGCGCGCGCGGACAGCCTTGAGCCCGCGCGGGCATCCGGAGAAGCATCCATGCTGCACGGCAAGACCGTGGCCGTCGTCGTGCCGGCCTACAACGAGGAAACGCAGATCCTGAAGGTCCTGGAGACCATGCCCGCGTTCGTGGACCGCATCGTGGTGGTCAACGACTGCTCCAAGGATCGTACGGCGGAGATCGTGCGCGACTACATGGCCCGGCACAACCAGGTCACCGCATGCCAGGGCGAGGGCTGCGAGCCCCTGGCGGCCACGCCCTACAACAAGGCCGAGCAGGTTCTGCGCACCCTGAACAAGAAGGAGATCAACTTCTTCCTGCCCTCGGAAGTGGTCAACGAGACCCCGGAGAGCGACCGGGTGATCCTCATCAACAACCTGGTCAACGGCGGCGTGGGCACGGCCATCGCACGCGGCTACAAGTTCTGCAAGGACCTGCGCATCGACTGCACCGCCGTCATGGCAGGCGACGGCCAGATGGACCCCGACGAGCTCGAAAGCATCTGCATGCCCGTGGTGGCCGAGAACATCGACTACGTGAAGGGCAACCGCCTCATCCACCGTTCGGCCTGGCTGGTGATCCCCAAGATCCGCTACCTGGGCAATTCGGTGCTCTCCATGCTCACCAAGATCGCCTCGGGCTACTGGCGCGTCTCCGACACCCAGACGGGCTACACCGCCATCTCGCGCAAGGCCCTGGAGGCCATCCGCATCCACCAGATCTATCCCAGCTACGGCATGCCCAACGACATGCTCGTGAAGCTCAACATCGCCTACTGCACCCTGCGCGAGGTGGAGATCAAGCCCGTGTACGACGTGGGCGAAAGCTCCAAGATGAAGATCGGCAAGGTGATCCCCACCGTGTCCTGGCTTCTGTGCAAGAATTTCTTCAAACGGTTGTGGATCAAGTACCTTTTCAAGGACTTCCACCCCATCTTCGTGCTCTACCACCTCTCCTTCCTGCTGCTCTTCCTGGCGGGGGGGCTGGGCATGCGCCTGCTGGGGGAGTTCATCGCGGGGCAGTCCTGGACCAGCGTGTCGCTGCTCATTTTCGCCTTCCTCTCCATCAACGGCTTCCAGTCGTTGCTCTCGGCCATGTGGATGGACATGCAGGACAACGACCGCTTCTACAAATGACGCGAGAGACCTTCCGGGGCTTCCGCCCCGGTCGGCTCTGGGCTATGGTCGCGCCCTGAACGGCCCAACCCGCTTTCCCGAGGTGTTCGATCATGCAGCGCAAGAGCTTTCCGGTCCTGACGATCCTTCTCGCGGCCCTTCTGGCCCTCTCCTGGGCCGGGCCCGCCGCTGCCCAGAACAGGGACTACGTGGCCCTGACCACCTCCAAGGGCGCCATCGTCCTGGAACTCTACCCCGACAAGGCCCCACAGACCGTGGCCAACTTCCTGTCCTACGTGAAGGAGGGCTTCTACGACGGGCTCGTCTTCCACCGCGTGATCAATGGCTTCATGATCCAGGGCGGCGGCATGGACAAGAACCTCCAGCCCAAGCAGGGACGCCCGCCCATCAAGAACGAGGCCGACAACGGGCTCAAGAACGAAGCCTACACCATCGCCATGGCCCGCACTCCGGTCCCGGACTCGGCCACCTCCCAATTCTTCATCAACGTCAAGGACAACCGCCAGCTCGACCACTCCGGCAAGACCCCCAACGGATGGGGCTACGCAGTGTTCGGCAAGGTGGTGGAGGGCCGCGAGGTGGTGGACGCTATCAAGGCCGTGCCCACCGGCATGCGCGCCGGACTTGCCGACGTGCCCGTGGAGTCCGTGGTGATCCTCAAGGCCGAGACGGTCAAACGCTGAAACGGAGGCTCGCCCCATGGCCCCGCGTTCCGGCTTCGCGCCCCGCGCCGCGCTGGCGGCGCTCGTCCTGGCTCTTGCCCTGCTGGCCGCCCCCGCCCTGGCGGGCGGCCCCTCCAAGGGCCAGACCCTCTACGTGCCGTGCTATTCCCACATCTACCACGGCATCAAGACCCGGCCCATCGACCTGACCATCACCCTCTCCGCGCGCAACACCGACCCCGCGCGCCCCGTGCGCCTGCTGGAGGTGGACTACTACGACACCGCAGGCAAGCTGGTGAAACGCCACCTGGAGAAGCCCATGGTCCTGGAGCCCCTGGCCACGGCGGAATTCATCGTGGGACAGACCGACGTGACCGGCGGCTCGGGGGCCAACTTCCTGGTGCGCTGGAGCGCGGAGGAGCCCGTGAGCCCGCTCCTGGTGGAGGCCGTGATGATCGGCACCTCGGCCCAGCAGGGCATCTCCTTCACCAGCCGGGGGTTGCCCGTGGCCGGGCGCTGACCGGCCGCCGCGCCGCCCCTGCCCCGGGGCGGGCGCGGAACAATCCACACGCTGCCGCTGCCGCACGTCCGGGCCTGGGCGTCGCGTCCCTGCGCCCCGGCGTCTCGCCGTCCGGTCCGGCCGCGGCGCACCGGAGGCCAAGCTCCCGGGTTGGCAAGCGGCCCGCTTGGGCGTATCTCCCCGGGCCATGACCCTCGAACAGTTCGCGGCCCAGCACGCCTGGCCCCTGGCGAAGCTCCTGGCCGGGCTCTGCGTGAGCCTTCTCCTGGCCAACCTCCTGGAAACCCTCAACTGGACCCGCTCCCTGGCCCGCTTCGCCCGCCCCCTGGTGCGCGCCGGGCACATGCGCGACGTGACCGGGGCCAGCTTCACCCTGGCCTTCTTCTCGGGCATGGCCGCCAACACCATGCTGGCCGAGGCCCACCGCGACGGCACGCTCAGCGACCGCGAGCTCATTCTCTCCAACCTCTTCAATTCGCTGCCCACCTACTTCCTGCACCTGCCCACCATGCTCCTGGTGGCGGGGCCGTTCATCGGCCCGGCGGCCTTCGTCTACGTGGGGCTCACCCTGGGTGCGGCGGTGTTGCGTTCGGCGGGCATCGTGGCCGCCGGGCGGGCGCTCCTGCCCAGGCCTCCGGAGGACTGCCTGGAGTGCCGCCTGCCGGAGCGCGGCCCCACCTGGCGCGAGGCCCTGGCCAAGAGCTGGCGGCGTTTCAAGCGGCGCATCGTGAAGATCTGCCTGATCACCGCGCCCATCTACGCGGCCATGGCCTGGCTCAACCAGGCGGGTTTCTTCGCGGCCGCCGAACGCTTCGTGGGCGAACGGCTGGCCTTCTTGGACTGGCTCTCGCCCAAGGCGGCCTCCATCGTGGTCTTCGGCATGGCGGCGGAGTTCACGGCGGGCCTGGCGGCCGCCGGGGCGCTTCTGAACGCCGGGGAGCTGCCCGTGAAGGAGGTGGTGCTGGCCCTTCTGGCGGGCAACATCCTCTCCACGCCCGTGCGGGCCTTCCGCCATCAGTTCCCCTACTACGCGGGCATCTTCCGCCCGGCCCTGGCCATGCGGCTCATCGTGCACAACCAGGCCTTCCGGGCCGCGAGCCTGGTGGCAGTGGGCGTGGTCTACTGGCTCGCGGCCTAGCGGCCCGTTGGCGAATCCTCTCTGGCTGCGTTGCCGGGAGGAAGCCAAACCCTCACTCGAGTGAGTTACGCTTCGGGCTTGGCTTCTTCCCATGCCTTGCCAGCGAGTTTTTGAACAGGCTGCAAGAATGGCTCTTTCAACGGGCA includes:
- a CDS encoding class I SAM-dependent methyltransferase, with amino-acid sequence MAAQAQRKINIGGGLSWGRPGWDVLDGQAGVYREPWQHHGKVWNTRLPSGVYDVVYTSHTLEHVPHFKIEQSMAEINRIMRPGGLLRISVPDLEKAARAYLEKDKSYFCNEDTIHPADHLGFGSMFMNQVISPGHQTLAFDSALEPLGSYAHTYNYDFEMLRILLEKWGFGDVVHSAYRESSLEELREPYAIEHAGTRYEVTDPHARTLTKTTRDFRFVGFDNKPAISLYVEARKVREAPYSLKAEFPYNRNARLDVEHAWKLKALALRLASRAVDALHEAYRGLKRLAGQA
- a CDS encoding glycosyltransferase family 2 protein, which gives rise to MLHGKTVAVVVPAYNEETQILKVLETMPAFVDRIVVVNDCSKDRTAEIVRDYMARHNQVTACQGEGCEPLAATPYNKAEQVLRTLNKKEINFFLPSEVVNETPESDRVILINNLVNGGVGTAIARGYKFCKDLRIDCTAVMAGDGQMDPDELESICMPVVAENIDYVKGNRLIHRSAWLVIPKIRYLGNSVLSMLTKIASGYWRVSDTQTGYTAISRKALEAIRIHQIYPSYGMPNDMLVKLNIAYCTLREVEIKPVYDVGESSKMKIGKVIPTVSWLLCKNFFKRLWIKYLFKDFHPIFVLYHLSFLLLFLAGGLGMRLLGEFIAGQSWTSVSLLIFAFLSINGFQSLLSAMWMDMQDNDRFYK
- a CDS encoding peptidylprolyl isomerase, whose translation is MQRKSFPVLTILLAALLALSWAGPAAAQNRDYVALTTSKGAIVLELYPDKAPQTVANFLSYVKEGFYDGLVFHRVINGFMIQGGGMDKNLQPKQGRPPIKNEADNGLKNEAYTIAMARTPVPDSATSQFFINVKDNRQLDHSGKTPNGWGYAVFGKVVEGREVVDAIKAVPTGMRAGLADVPVESVVILKAETVKR
- a CDS encoding DUF3124 domain-containing protein; this encodes MAPRSGFAPRAALAALVLALALLAAPALAGGPSKGQTLYVPCYSHIYHGIKTRPIDLTITLSARNTDPARPVRLLEVDYYDTAGKLVKRHLEKPMVLEPLATAEFIVGQTDVTGGSGANFLVRWSAEEPVSPLLVEAVMIGTSAQQGISFTSRGLPVAGR